The sequence TCCTCCCGGCGGCCGGCAAAACAGACGCCGCCAGGAGTTTAAAGATCGTCAACAAGGCGACGTCTCAGGGAGAAGATCTCGCTATGTACTTCGAATTCTGCAAAGGCTTTGGCGTCTCAAACGCGCGGGATACGCCTCAGTTTGTTACTATACCGATGGCCGAAGTAGAAGCAATGGAGAAAATGGTCAAACGCGTcgaaaaagatgaagaagaagtagtggaggaggaagagaaagCCATTGTACTGTTGGAGAAACCGAGATTGCAGACGATCATAACAGACAAATGGGAGACTTTCGAAGACGACGAGTATTGTTTCAGCGAAAAAGCGATTCAAGAATATCATCAAGATCCTCTGCCTCTTGTAGTATCGAACCAGCCAGTTTGTTACACAATGCCAGATTTGATTACGTTCTAGAGAACGTGCAGCAAATCTGGATGAGATTGATTCTTTTCACTTGGTTCTGGTTCTGTAcataatacaatttttttaccAGTAAAAATTCAAGAAAAGAGGTACGTTTTTGAGTTACATGCCGAGTTTGATTCTGAGTTCTACAACATAGCCTTaggaaacaaacaaaacttGATTCCGAatctaaagaaaaaaacaaaaaaaaaaagacagaggTTTGGTCTCTATCTGATGGTGACAAACTTGTTGGTTCCATGTTTTGCCCAATGAGACTTCAAATCAATAGGGCTTGAGAAATCAAAACCATCAGCAGAGAGTTTCTCAAGAACTTTCTTAAATGCACCTTGGCTCATTTTCCTTCCGGCGATTCGAGCACCGCGCTTTTTGGTGTTCATTGGCAAAGGGTACATGGACACATTGGTCGTACAGCAAGCAGACTGCCATCCCCCACAACCCCACCTGTAACACTGTTGAGACAACCCGGTACACGAGCAAACCGGAACCGGTAAACAACCAATATCTATTGTAACACCATTTATCACCATCTCTATGCTCTTCCTCAAAGGACTTCTCTCCCTTTGCATTCTCGGAACAATATTGTCCCTCAGCTTCCTCTCTTTCTTTGCCTTGGGATCAGCTCTCTGACCACCACCGCATTGCCTTCTCTTAAGAGACTCATCGACCTCGCCCGCCTCGGGTTTAGGAATCTGCAGAAGCTGCATTGGCTGAGCCCTGGGATCTAGAAGGGTGTGATGGTTTGAAGGGTTATTAGGTAAGTTGTTAAAGAACTTGCTATCTCTGTGCTGGTTTAACCAGCTGTAGCTCATGAACGGTGCATCAGAGGCAGTGTAATCGCGAGGAAACGACATGACATTGCTGCTGCTACTACCACCACCACAGTAGCCATTATTGGTGGTTATGAAGTTTGGGTTCTGAGGGAAGAGAAACTGCTTATCGTTACGGTCAACAATACTTGGTATTAGTTGAAAACCTAAACTTGGTCTGAACTGAGACTGGTCGTAATAACCCCAGTTCCGGTTGCTCAACCCATCTTCATCCATTATAAGAAACTTCTGCAAACAAAacccacaatttttttttttggtaaaagatcTTTACTTTTCACATGGGTTCGAGTCACATTCGCAAAATCTAAGATTAGTTTCAAACacattccaattttttttttgtcaagaacACAATTTTGTGAAAAGGGCTTAGGTGAATCTAAAAAGCCAAAATCAGATTTAAGGATTTGAACAAGAAAAGACCATAGATTTTCGTTAGATTCGTTGATATGTTTTATTAGGGTTTCGCAattgaacattttttttcccAGGAGCAGAGCAAAGCATATGGAACAGAGGGatctaataaaaaatatatataaatatataagcaCAGAGAGATACGTCGACAATGGAGAAAGAGAGGAGGCAAAGAGTACAAATACGAAATATTTTATGGATGGTGGAGAGAGGAAACTTACCGAGGATGGTGAAATCGATCTTTTAGATTTCTTTTTCCCTtttgagagtgagagagagagagaagggaggGGACGGTAGGAGATGGTAGAAAGGATGATAATGGTACTTTTTAGTTATCTTTAAATTACTTAATACTTCTTTCtctttgttatattatatttgagtATTATacattagttttaatttttagcgtctgattaattatgctattacaacaaTGAGATATATTACATAGACAATTCTACATCTGACAATTCTACCATCATATGAGAATACACGTCTAATTGCATCATTCCGAAAAAAGGTACAAAAATACCAAAACGAATTATGTGctaactttataataaaacgAATAAATATGCTAAGTAATAAAATTGCTTTTGAGTTTATTAAGATAAATACCTTAAGATACCCTAAAAATGCTTTTACCACAAATCTAGAATTAAAATTAAGAGTAGGGAAGGTTTCGGGAAAGGTTCATtctgattttgaatttttgaattcATTAATTTCGTCCTAGTCGAATGTCATAAAAGTTTGGGTTGGATGCGATACAGATTTAGTCTGGTTTGGTTTATGTTAAATTACATTTCCAAGGTCCGATTGAATCCGAAATAGTTTTGGTTTTGGATAGTAGTCCGGTTATcatctaaaaatattaatttacattTGACTAAATTCAATATATTCCCATCTTATCAATAAATTTGTATACTTGGCTTTGTCAAACCATATTGTTGTCCTTCAAACTAATTTTGGAAGACTCTCCTATCAACAATACGAGACTCGTCACTGAACTATACGTGATAACACCACAATAATCATGATTCATGAAAAACCAAAACCTTCTACGAACAAGAATCATACATAATGAAGCGTAAATAAATTAGGGTTAACAGCTAGAAACTCTataaacataagaaaaaaaactatttaaatattttttaaaaaacaaaaaaattatttaaacttCAAAAGCAAATATATTCATAACTGAACTTCAAAATCAATtgtcaaaacataaaaatattaatattaaccaaataatatatatgaatattagaTATTTGAGTTAATCATTCATATAATAGATAATTAGTTTATATACTCAATAATAGCTTAATGttttttatacatattaaagattgagatcatgtttggtaaaagttttttttggattttgaattCTAGGTTTTTCGAAAATATCcatttggtttcggttcgggtAATCATAATTTGAAGTACcgtaaaacaagatccattcggtattcaTGTCTGGTTGGATTCGTTCAGATTCATTTTTACCGGGTCGGATTTGGTTCAGATTTTTCGATTTGGTTTTTTGCCCAAACCTAATTACAATGATTAAAATATGctttattaaaaaggaaaaacctATTTATATTTCTAGATTAACTAATCTGGATTAAGAGTTTTGATTTGAGGTGGTGGAATTTTGAAAGGAGTGCATGGTGTTTTGGGTTGGAAGTAGAGTTAggatttaaaaatacaataattaagatttaaaataatattttaaaacattttcaaagaagtgattttcaatttttattaagtttttttttttaatttatatatttatttatatttttatagctaTAAAATGAAGATAAAATTATCATTTATCTCgttaataaaatgtttttggtcattttaattaatgtatgcTTTTGATCAAAATAACTTTTTAAGATCTGTTGGAATTTGTTTTCCCTTTTAATAATTGAAAATACAATATAATTTGATAGAATAATAAGTACTTttacataaatttattattatatcgTAAATTAATATTAGTTTACGAGAcataaaacttaaataatttaagatcAATTAACATAAGAAAGCATATGAAATTAAGAAATaaccataaataaaaatagtttatgcAGTTATGCTCGTCATTCACCATGCGttgataagaaaataataatgtgtcactttttttttctgaccAGATCTGTGTATTTGCCTccctagatatatatatataattgtatcctacagcaaaataaaaatgaaatatagatGAAATTATATTACAATTCAAACTGGGataaatagaatgaaaaatgCCCTTTATTCACCATGTGTTTGAAGATATAATTGTCatttatctctttaataaaatgtttttggtCATTTTACTTAATGTATGCTTCTGATCAAAATAACTTTTTAAGATCTGTTGGAATTTGGTTTCCCttttaataattcaaaatacaatataatttGATAGAATAATAAGTACTTTTACAtagatttattattatatcataaattaatattagtttACGAGAcataaaacttaaataatttaagatcAATTAACATAAGAAAGCATATGAAATTAAGAAATaaccataaataaaaatagtttatgcAGTTATGCTCTTCATTCACCATGCGttgataagaaaataataatgtatCACTTTGTTTTTCTGACCAGATCTGTGTATccctagatatatatatatatatatatatatatatataattgtatccaacagaaaaataaaaatgaaatatatatgaaattatatTACAATTCAAACTGGGttaaatagaatgaaaaatgCCATTCATTCACCATGTGtttgatgagagagagagagagagagagagagagagagagagagagagagagagagagaggagagagagagagagagagagagagagagagagagagtttgatTGGTTGAGGTTGGAGGGATCCGGATATCTAGAAATTTTAGGATATTTGGATCTAGATCCGTCAAATTCATGATTTTAGTATTTGTATCCgtaatttttggatttttgtttttcGGATATCCGTCTATATATTgtaatatccacaaatattcaaATTTGGATCCAAATcggtaaaattaaaaaatatttttaaaaatcttagaaatattacaaaaattaaTAGTTTAGGAATTTAGTGAACTAATAATAAATGTTCTTAATGCTTGTCTGAATTATTAGAATTTGAGAGATTTGAAATTCTAGAAGTTAGATATATGTAATCTTTGTAGAGAAAAATGAATGATTATAATTTTGTGCTTTGACTTCTATAACGATTCTTAATTAAATCTCTAATAATCTTTCTTGTCTGTGATTTTGACTTACCTGTGAATTTTTCTAAATCTAGCGCTTCTCGTCTTTGAAATTTACAAACATCTTTCTTTTACTGTCATTTCTTCATTATAATTTCTATTGTTTAGTTTAATTCTAAAACAAAAGTTTACTGTGTAATTCTAGAGTTTTGTGAATTGGATCCCTAAATCTTTTACT comes from Brassica rapa cultivar Chiifu-401-42 chromosome A02, CAAS_Brap_v3.01, whole genome shotgun sequence and encodes:
- the LOC103852447 gene encoding protein BASIC PENTACYSTEINE3, with the translated sequence MDEDGLSNRNWGYYDQSQFRPSLGFQLIPSIVDRNDKQFLFPQNPNFITTNNGYCGGGSSSSNVMSFPRDYTASDAPFMSYSWLNQHRDSKFFNNLPNNPSNHHTLLDPRAQPMQLLQIPKPEAGEVDESLKRRQCGGGQRADPKAKKERKLRDNIVPRMQRERSPLRKSIEMVINGVTIDIGCLPVPVCSCTGLSQQCYRWGCGGWQSACCTTNVSMYPLPMNTKKRGARIAGRKMSQGAFKKVLEKLSADGFDFSSPIDLKSHWAKHGTNKFVTIR